ACCACCGCATTCATCTTGCGGCAGGCCCAACGCTCATAAAATGCAAAAACTTTAGACACCAACCACCCGGCGGGCTTGTTTAGATAGGGCTTGCCTAGAATTTGGTTGGGAACATCTTCATGCGCATCAAAAATCACCTTCTTACCGGATTTTTTCAGCCTCAGTCCTATTGGAATTAACTCGGGGTCGTGCAGGTGGTAGATATCAGAATTCAATGCCAGTGCCTTGGCCAAAACCCGTCCAGGCGCGTGGCGCATTCGATCCAGCCGCCCCTTGGATGCCCCTGCATCGTGAATCGCAACCCCATTTTTTATCTCGTCGCCCTTGCAATCGGCCACCACCAAACTGACGCTATAACCGTGCTGGGCCAATGAGGTGCATTGCTTGAGAAAGATACGCGTATCAAAGCGAGTGTGGGCCGAGGTGAGGTGTGTGACTTTCTGAAGCTTCATGCCTTTATCCATTTGCTTCCAGCATGTCTTGATAAGCCGCGAGCATTTTTTTCTCTTGCACTTCCCAAGCATGTTCACACGCTACACGGTAGGCATTGGCCTTCATGATCGTCAAGTCTCGTATCAAAAAATCACCAATAGCCTTGTTAACCCCTGTTGCTGATAAATCGCAGATGGCGGTGCCGATCTGATTTTTGCTGACAAAATATGACATGTCTTTTGTATTTGAAGTCAGTACCGGCAATCCGGTCATGATATATTCAAATAATTTGTTAGGCATGCAATATTCGTGGTTCAGGCAGGTATTTTCAATTAAATTAATTCCAATGTCGGCAGAGGCTGTATATTCAAGCACCACTTGGGGCTTGACGGCAGGGTGGAAAAATATGTTCTGCTGCTGTAAGGCGGCTTTCTTGATATGCTCTTCTAATGGGCCATAACCCATAAAAACGGCAACTACCTTGTCATCACTTCTAGCCTTGAAGGCATCCAAAATCAGGTGTATGCCTCGCCCTGGGGCTAAGCCGCCTTGGTACAGCAATATGGTTTGATTATTGCGAATGCCCAGCTGCTCGCGGAAGTGGTTGTTGATTTTAATTTCCCGTTTATGCGGGGCATTTAAAATGACCGATGGGCGAGCGATTTTGTATTCATTGGCATACCAATCTGCAATGCTTTCGCTGACGGCAAACATTAAATCGTGGCAATTAATGAGTCGTTTCTCTAGCCACTTGGAAAGAGATTTTCTTAAGCTCTTTCCGCCTGTTTGTTCGGTTTCTAGTTCGTGTGCATCATAAATCAGGCGGGAATTGGAAAATAGTTTGTAAAAGCAGGCGATTGGCAGCACGCCTAGGGCGTGGGCATTCACCACCTGGGGTTTGAATTTTGCCAATAGCCAAGTGGCACGAATGAAAAATTCGATATATTTTATAGCCTGAAAAATTAAATTTTTCGGCAAACTCCTGGTAAGCAATTGGATTCGATAGAGCTCTATCCCCGGAGTGATGATTTCGTGTTTCTTTAGTGAGGGCGATCCTAGTGCGATAATTATGATGGTTTCGAAAGTTCTTGCGCGAATCAAAGAATTCACCTGTTTTAGAACTCGGCTGGCATTGGTGAATTCATTTATGTTGAGGTGCGCGTTACGCATTTTAAAACTCGCCCCTTAATATATATTTGCATTTAATTGTGTTTATTGAATTAAAACAACAATCGATTCGATGTGATGAGAATAATATTCCTTTGCATTGCAGTTTTCATTGGTTGGATTGGGCAAGCCATCGATGAAAGTTCACCCAACGCCAAACTTGCCATGAAAAGGGTTTTTTCCCGGTAACAATTTGATTAAATTCTTTTATTACTTGGGGTTGATCAAAGAACGGCAATTTCAAATCTTCCCGCAACCACTCCGTCACCGTCGGCGCCATGCCAAGGATCCAGGATTTTTCTGGCGTTTCGAATCCAATTTTATCGCGCCGATCTAAAACAACATCAGGCACAATACCGCGCAGAGCGGCCCTAAAAACATGTTTGGTTTCACCTTGGTGAGAGATAAGGTAATCCTCAGGCATAGAGAGCAGCAAATTCACCATATCTAGCGTCAAAAAAGGCACGCGACTTTCCACCGAAAAGCGCATAGAGTTTCGATCGCCATGGCGCAGCAGCCCGGGCAAGCCGCGACGACTGAGGGCCATCGCCAGCTCAGCCATTACGCGGCGGCCGGCGGTATGGCTCTCCGGCTGTTGGCGTGGCACCTTCAAGCGCACTTGAGCCTCTTGCAAGGGGCCTGCCCGCACCCATGAGGGTATGGGGCTTCGACCATGGATGTGGCGCAGTAATGCGTACATGTCTCCCTGCACGGTGTCTGATGCCAAGTATTTGGCCGCTAGTATCCGGCTGCGCCCAGGCCACTGAGCCCATTCATTCCAAAAAACCCACGCCTTTTCCCATTGCCCAATCTCAAGCAGACTGCGCAGTCGCTGGCCTGGATAACCGATGTAGCCGGCGAGCATTTCATCGGCGCCCTGGCCGTCCAGCGTGACTGTGATGCCGTTCTCCTTGGCTAGTTGGAACACGCGGTACTGCGCGTAGATGCTGGTGCTGCCAAAAGGCTCGCCCTGGGTGCGGATCATGTCGTCCAAGTCGCGCGCCAGCTCTTGCGGGGTGACGATGACTTTGTGCGATTCGGCGCGGACATGGGTGTTGACGCGATCGACCCAATGCTCTTCGCTCATGCCGCTGCCCGAGGCAATGTAGCTAAAAGTGTGGATGGGCAGGTCTGGCTCCACATGGCGCATGGCGCAGACCACTGCGGATGAATCAATACCTCCCGACAGCGCCGCTCCCAACGGCACATCGCTGCGCAAGTGCAGGCGAATGTTTTGCAAAAACTGCTCGCGCACCTGCTCCACGGCATTGTCAAAGGTCCAACCGGGGCGTTCGGTGATGCTGGGCACCCACCAGCGTTGCGGTGTGCTGGGCTGGCCGGTGCTTAGATTTACGCTGAGCCAATGGCCGGGGGGCAGGTGATGCACACCAGCATAGAACGTATCGGGCGTGCTGTCGTAGTCGCCGTGCACCAGATAGTCATAGGCGCGCTGCCAATTGAGCGCCGGTTTGCCGGGCAGCAGTTGCAGCAGCGCGGGCAGTTCTGACGCAAAACGAAAGCCGTCATCATTCTTTGCACTATAGAAAAACGGCTTGATACCAAAAGCGTCACGCACGCAGGTTAGCGTGGAACTTTGTCTGTCTAGCACGGCAAAGGCAAACATGCCTGCCAGGCGCGGAAGGCAGGCCCGGCCCCAGCATGCCCATGCGGCCAGTAACACTTCGGTGTCGGTGTCAGACGTAAAGCTGTGCCCCAGCGTGCGCAGCTCGGCGCGCAGTTCGCGGTAGTTGTAGATCTCGCCGTTGAAGACAATGACCCAGCGCCCGTCTTGCGAGTGCATTGGCTGGTGGCCTGCTGCGCTCAGGTCGATGATGGACAGTCGCACCTGCCCCAGCCCTACCAAAGCGGGGTTGAAGGGATAAAACTTGTAGCCTTGGTCGTCCGGCCCGCGGTAGCGCATGGCATGCAGCGCTTGGGGCAGCTTGATTTGGGCGGGAGCGGGTTGTGTCCACCAGCCGCCGGCAATGCCACACATGGGTATCAGTCCTTTTTCAATATTTCTTCATACAGCGCACGCAATTGGCGCACCACAGCGGCGCGGGAAAAGCGCTGTTCAAAATCTTGCCTTATGGAGTGTGGGCTGTAGTCTGCCCAGTGCATGGCCATGGTTTGCATGGCCTGACTGAGGGCGGGCACATCATCTACATCCACAAGCATGCCGTTGGTGGCGTTGATAATGAATTCTGGACCGCCGCAGCGGGTGGCAATGATGGGTTTGCCACTGGCAAGGGCCTCTGCATAGACCACGCCAAAGGTTTCGTGGCGCGAGGGCATGACGTAGATATGGCAGTCGATAAACAGTTTGGGCGCCTGCGCCCGGCTAACGGGCCCAAGCCAGCGCACCCGGTCAGCCAGCCCCAGGGCCTGCGCCTTCGCTTGGTATGCAGCGCGTTCCGGGCCATCGCCGCCAATGCGAAATTCAAAATGCTCAGCTGGCGGATTCCACAGCGCAATGGCATCCAGCAAATGATCGATGCCTTTCTGCTCGGATATACCGCACAGGGTAAAAAACACTGTCTTGCTGCTGTTGGGCTGACCCAGGGCAAAGGCGGACTCATCCACCAAATTGGGGATAACGCGCGGCGCCGGATAGCCAAACGAGGCCACCCGCTGCGATAGCGAGGGGCTGACGGCAATAGCGGCCGCTGCCTTTTGAAAAGCCTGTGCGATTTCCGGTATCGGCTGACCGCCGCGCATCAAATGGGGAAACGGAAAAGGACTCATGTGCTCAGTCAGCACATAGGGAACATCAAACTCTTGTGATAGTAGCGACGCTATGTAACCAGCCGGATAGCTGACATGAGCGTGGATGAGATCCACCCGGCCAAAGCGCTGCTGCGCGAGTTGGAAGTTGCGGCGGTTCACGGCAAGAAACTGTCGAGCATGGCCCCAGAGGGTGCGTTCACTTAACTCCAGCGAGGGGTTGAATACCTCCCACCAATTGCCGTCGCCGCTAACGACATCGTGCTTTTGTCGTAGGCGCCATCCCAACTGTCGCAACATCCGGGGCACATTGCGAACGGGCAGTCCGTTGTCTCCCTGCCCCCAGAGGCTGACGATGACGCGTATGTCGGTGGCGATTGCCGCAATGGCCTGTGCTTGCTCTTGGGTGAAAGAGCCAGAGAGTGGGGCGCTGGTGCTGGGGTACCAGGATGGGAGGAGGAAGAGGTTCACTGTGGGTTCTCTGAAATCGACATACCGCACCAACTCACCTGCAACCGAAAGATAAGGAGTGCAAAATTGAAATAAATATATTCATTATTGAAATGGTGTGGTATGCAGATTTGCTGGGGATTTCTTAAGCCATTTTTTTATATTTTGCAGTGAATATAAGCTGGTCAGCAATTGGCCTGTAAAAGCGGAGTCGAAGGCAAAGTGGCATGCGGTTTCGAGAGCGTGAAGCGCAGTGTAGGTTGTTTTGAGCTCTTTGGTTTTTTAATGCCCTAATTGATAAATAAATATGGGATTGACTGCTGTTCTTGTGCTTTTGAAATCACCTGTGGTTGAAATTAGATATCTTTCTGTAATCCAATTTTCCACGCTCGAAGAGCCTCTCGCTTGTATAGTAATAAATAACGCTCGTGACTGCCTTTAATGTAGTCCTTTATTCGTGCATCAGGTTCGGGTAGTGAGAAGGGCGGAGAGAGGAGATTTATTAGTCTAAAACCTCCCATGAAGGTGTTTTTATTTTTAATATTTTCTGTGGCGTGCGATGTGATGAGTAGGTATTTGATGTTTGATTTGGTGAAGTTGTCTATTAAATTAAAAACATCTGCATTGGGCAAGTGAAAAATCAAATCTCGGCACATCCAAATATCGGCATCAGGAAGGCTGTCTTTAATTACGTCCAGTGAGATAAATTTTCGGGTATCGTTGCCGAATTTTTGGTTTAAATCAAAAATTAGTCCGTCAACAATGTCAGCGCCAATATAATTGATGGGGGTCTGGAATTTTATTTCTTTGAACCAATTGAAGTCGCCGCACGGGGCGTCTAGAATACTGGAGGCATGTAGGTGATTTAGTAGTATCGGTATTTCCTTTCGAATGTGCTCCGTGTACAGCAATGTTGACCCATCACCAGATTTTGTCTCTTTATTATTCCAATGATTTTTGGCCCAGTAGTCGGAGAAAATTTTTTTTGAATCCTTGCCTAGGTTGCTTATTTTTAGTCGAAAGAGGTAAATTTTCCAACGAATGTGCCAGATTTGTATGAGCGCGGGGCCCAATATGTGTTTCAATGCATTTTTGATTTTTTTTGATTTGATTTGCATGTTAGATAATAAATGACAATGGATTCAATAAAAATAACATTGATGAGTTCGCATAGTGATAGCCATTTTATATAATCCATGCTGCTCTCAAAAAACAATGCGGCCCCTATTCTGTAAATTGGCTGAATCAAGCCAAAAAATAACAATATTTTTTGCTTGTTAAGGATTATAAAAATCGAGGTTGTGGGTGAAAATATAAAATATATCATTGTTGAGAATATCAGCCACTCGGCCATCTGGCCGGATTTTTGCCATTGATCGCCAAGAAGGAATGAAAAAACTTCCGTTCCGTATAATGCAATAGTGATGGTTGGTAGTGTGGAGAGTGCCCCGAGGATTTTGCTTACTTTAATGTATCGATGCCGAACGGCATCTATGCCGAGATGAATGTCGGAGGATATTTTTTGAAAAAAAACTTGTGAAACCGCCCCGCCAATTAATGCCGCTGGTAAGGCCAGAGCTTTCATGGACATGCTTAGTTGTCCGGCATCATCTGCGCCAAATCTCGCTGCAATCAGCACCACGGGCACTTGCAGTGTTATTACATCCAGCAAGGCTGTCGGCAGCAGGTATTTGGGAGCATTTTGGTGAGCGTATGCTGTCGCTTGTAGTTGATGCTTTTGCCAAAGATGTGTGGCAGAGCGGCCCAACCACATGGCAATCAGGCAGAGGCATGCGCTTGCGATAATTTGGGCAATCAGTAAACCATGGCTTGTATCCAACAAGCCTAAACATACTGACAATCCGGCTACGCCGGCACTTTGCCCTACACGCAACCAAGCCATGTAGCTGTACTTTTTTTGTCGATTCATCCAGCCTTGCATGACTGCCAGCGTGGATGCAGTCCCAGCCGTCAAAATAGCGATTGGAATCCAATTCCCTAATGCACTTAGCCCCATTTTTTCTTGCAGAGCCATCGGTAGCAATGCGCTCAACAAGGCCAGAACTATCGATAGCCCACCGCCAAGAATCAAACTCAAAAGCACAAGATTGGCGGACTCAATATCTACTTTGGGTAGCAGTATCGAGGTTTCATATCGCAGAGTTACAAGTGTTGCCCCTACACTCACTACTGCCAAGAAGACTGCTAGCAGTCCAAAGTCACTGGGCGTATACAACCGTGCGAGTAGTGGGGTGACTGCGATGGCGATCCCCTGTGCAATCACCGTGCCAAACGTCAAGGTGGCAACATCTCTTGCAGCACTTCCTGGCTGGAAGCGAGATGTAATTTTTTGCAGAAGCATTTAAGTGGGCCACTTGGCAAAAAAGCCAAAAATAGATAAAAAATATGCACGCATGCTGAAATTATCAGGGAGATGCAGGCTGGTAGTAAATGGCAGCAAAAAAACTAATGACCTGCTTCGTTGTTGTTAAACCTGTCATCATTCTTATACTGCATGCAAATGAGGCGCGTGGTAGCAGACGATTTGCGGCTGCTGATAATTGGACAGCCAGATCCATTTAATTAAGCTTGCCAGATGAATTTGAAGGGCTACAGGTCATTTGGGCAGCCTGTTTTATTGCACGGCATATCTCATATCAAACTGCAGCCTCAAATCCACCCCCGCCAAGGGGGTGAGGAAGTAGTACCGGTGCAAGCAGCCGCTCTCGCTCCTTGGAGAGGGGGGAGCGGGAGCAGCCTCTGCGACAAATGCATAGTCTGGATATATCTTATGTAATTTAACCAGGGTGAGTGGTCAGTGACCTTGGCTCAGGTCCGGTGCTGGTGCTTGTGTTGTCGGTGGCAGAGTCGGTCCCCATGACATGCCCCCTGTAGACGTACCAATCAAAAGTGAAAGTCCGGGCTCAAGATTACTCGATGGGTGGACTGCTGCCGGTATAGTAGACAACCCCACGACTCAAGCCGCGGCGCGTTCAAACGCCTCGGCGCTGATGCAGCCCAGATGACTGTGGCGGCGGGTACGGTTGTAGAGCGCTTCGATGTAGTCGAAGACATCTGCGCGTGCCAGGTCCCAGGTCTTGTAGATGCGCTTCTGGATGCGTTCCTTTTTCAGACTGCTGAAGAATGACTCGGCAACAGCATTTGTCCAGCAGTTGCCGCGCCGGCTCATACTGGGTTCGAGGTTGTGAGCTGCACAGAAGCGCTTGAAGTCATCGCTCCCATATTGACTGCCGTGGTCGCCGTGCACCAGGACGGGCGCCTGCAGGCTTGCGGCGCCACACCGCCCTCAACAGGGCATCAAGCGCCAGCTCCCTGCCGAGCGTTGCCTTCATGGGCCAGTCCAACCTTGCGTGCGTAGAAGTCCAACACCACCGCCAGATACAGCCAGCCCTGCCACGTCCGGATATAGGTGATGTCGGTGACCCAGACCCTGGTGTGCGCGTGCACGGTGAGCTCGCGCTGTAGACGGTTGGGCGCAATGAGGGACGGCCTTCCTGCAATCGAGCGTGGCTTCTTGTAACCATGTACGGCCTTGATTTGGTGGCGCTGCGTGAGCCGCTCCAAACGATGCAGGCCGCAACTCTCTCCCGCTTCACGCAGGTCGCCAAAGACACGCCGAGCGCCATTAACACCCTAACTGGCAACGTAGGAATGCCGAATGAACTCCAGCAGCCTGGCATCGTCCTTGGCCCGCTCGGACAGCGGGCACTTCAACCCGGCATAGAAGCCCGCGCGTCCCACCTGTAGCACCTTGCACATCAGGGCCAGCGGATATTCATGACGATGCTCGTTCATGAAGCGGTACTTCACTCAGGCTCCCAGGCAAAGTACTGCGCGGCTTTTTTTAGAAGGTCGCGCTCCTCTTCAACTCTGCGCATCTGGGCCCGCAGACGAAGGGTCTGGCTCTTGACTTCGAGCAGCTCCTTGGACTGCTGCTCAGACTTGTCCGGCGACACAGCCTTGACACACTTGTACAAGCTGTGCGCCGAGACGCCCAAACGACCTGCAACATCGGGCACGGTATACCCACGCTCGACAACCTGTTTGACTGCTTCTTCCTTGGATTCCGGTGTAAACCTCGGGGTGCCCATCGCACTTCCTCCTATGTTCAAAGGATAGGCGGGGGGCGTCTACCGGACCACGGCCAGTCCACTCCAGGGGGCATGCATTTGTTTATACGCCGTGCAGCGCCTCTACGATGCATCGAATGCCTATGTCATCCAGATACGGGTGCATGGGCAGGCTCATCACTCGCTGTGCCACAGCATCGCCCACAGGCAGCAGGGCGGCGCGGTCGGCCACGGCGGGCTGTCGGTTGAGCGGTATTGGGTAATGCACGGCGGTTGGGATGCCGGCGATCTTGAGTCTTGCTTGCAC
Above is a window of Acidovorax sp. KKS102 DNA encoding:
- a CDS encoding lipopolysaccharide biosynthesis protein; this translates as MLLQKITSRFQPGSAARDVATLTFGTVIAQGIAIAVTPLLARLYTPSDFGLLAVFLAVVSVGATLVTLRYETSILLPKVDIESANLVLLSLILGGGLSIVLALLSALLPMALQEKMGLSALGNWIPIAILTAGTASTLAVMQGWMNRQKKYSYMAWLRVGQSAGVAGLSVCLGLLDTSHGLLIAQIIASACLCLIAMWLGRSATHLWQKHQLQATAYAHQNAPKYLLPTALLDVITLQVPVVLIAARFGADDAGQLSMSMKALALPAALIGGAVSQVFFQKISSDIHLGIDAVRHRYIKVSKILGALSTLPTITIALYGTEVFSFLLGDQWQKSGQMAEWLIFSTMIYFIFSPTTSIFIILNKQKILLFFGLIQPIYRIGAALFFESSMDYIKWLSLCELINVIFIESIVIYYLTCKSNQKKSKMH
- the asnB gene encoding asparagine synthase (glutamine-hydrolyzing); translated protein: MCGIAGGWWTQPAPAQIKLPQALHAMRYRGPDDQGYKFYPFNPALVGLGQVRLSIIDLSAAGHQPMHSQDGRWVIVFNGEIYNYRELRAELRTLGHSFTSDTDTEVLLAAWACWGRACLPRLAGMFAFAVLDRQSSTLTCVRDAFGIKPFFYSAKNDDGFRFASELPALLQLLPGKPALNWQRAYDYLVHGDYDSTPDTFYAGVHHLPPGHWLSVNLSTGQPSTPQRWWVPSITERPGWTFDNAVEQVREQFLQNIRLHLRSDVPLGAALSGGIDSSAVVCAMRHVEPDLPIHTFSYIASGSGMSEEHWVDRVNTHVRAESHKVIVTPQELARDLDDMIRTQGEPFGSTSIYAQYRVFQLAKENGITVTLDGQGADEMLAGYIGYPGQRLRSLLEIGQWEKAWVFWNEWAQWPGRSRILAAKYLASDTVQGDMYALLRHIHGRSPIPSWVRAGPLQEAQVRLKVPRQQPESHTAGRRVMAELAMALSRRGLPGLLRHGDRNSMRFSVESRVPFLTLDMVNLLLSMPEDYLISHQGETKHVFRAALRGIVPDVVLDRRDKIGFETPEKSWILGMAPTVTEWLREDLKLPFFDQPQVIKEFNQIVTGKKPFSWQVWRWVNFHRWLAQSNQ
- a CDS encoding glycosyltransferase — encoded protein: MNLFLLPSWYPSTSAPLSGSFTQEQAQAIAAIATDIRVIVSLWGQGDNGLPVRNVPRMLRQLGWRLRQKHDVVSGDGNWWEVFNPSLELSERTLWGHARQFLAVNRRNFQLAQQRFGRVDLIHAHVSYPAGYIASLLSQEFDVPYVLTEHMSPFPFPHLMRGGQPIPEIAQAFQKAAAAIAVSPSLSQRVASFGYPAPRVIPNLVDESAFALGQPNSSKTVFFTLCGISEQKGIDHLLDAIALWNPPAEHFEFRIGGDGPERAAYQAKAQALGLADRVRWLGPVSRAQAPKLFIDCHIYVMPSRHETFGVVYAEALASGKPIIATRCGGPEFIINATNGMLVDVDDVPALSQAMQTMAMHWADYSPHSIRQDFEQRFSRAAVVRQLRALYEEILKKD
- a CDS encoding glycosyltransferase, which gives rise to MRNAHLNINEFTNASRVLKQVNSLIRARTFETIIIIALGSPSLKKHEIITPGIELYRIQLLTRSLPKNLIFQAIKYIEFFIRATWLLAKFKPQVVNAHALGVLPIACFYKLFSNSRLIYDAHELETEQTGGKSLRKSLSKWLEKRLINCHDLMFAVSESIADWYANEYKIARPSVILNAPHKREIKINNHFREQLGIRNNQTILLYQGGLAPGRGIHLILDAFKARSDDKVVAVFMGYGPLEEHIKKAALQQQNIFFHPAVKPQVVLEYTASADIGINLIENTCLNHEYCMPNKLFEYIMTGLPVLTSNTKDMSYFVSKNQIGTAICDLSATGVNKAIGDFLIRDLTIMKANAYRVACEHAWEVQEKKMLAAYQDMLEANG